From Camelina sativa cultivar DH55 chromosome 20, Cs, whole genome shotgun sequence, the proteins below share one genomic window:
- the LOC104770552 gene encoding uncharacterized protein LOC104770552, which translates to MNQGATSNLELDLKLNISPSLDSSLLTESSSSSLCSEEAEGGGGEAKSMVVVGCPNCIMYIIISLESDPRCPRCNNHVLLDFLTGNHSKKSTN; encoded by the coding sequence ATGAATCAAGGAGCTACGAGTAATCTTGAACTTGATCTGAAATTAAACATTTCACCATCGTTGGATTCTTCTTTGCTGACTGAGAGCTCATCATCATCGTTATGCTCGGAGGAAGCTGAGGGTGGAGGAGGAGAGGCTAAATCAATGGTGGTCGTTGGTTGCCCTAATTGCATCATGTACATCATCATCTCTTTAGAAAGTGATCCTAGATGCCCTAGATGCAACAACcatgttttgcttgattttctCACCGGAAACCATAGCAAGAAGAgcactaattaa
- the LOC104770553 gene encoding uncharacterized protein LOC104770553: MSRPIMLVFLLVILIVTSQFEWRQPLLELDAAPSLSQKHQQIAKREEAVKEKIILSQERHIQRLNDLVRSLQLQLQRCKGENETRNATETSNLNKHFIELERKHIVED, encoded by the exons atgtCGAGGCCGATCATGCTTGTGTTTCTTCTGGTTATACTTATAGTTACGTCTCAGTTTGAATGGAGGCAACCACTTCTTGAGCTTGATGCAGCTCCTAGCTTGTCTCAGAAACATCAGCAAATTGCAAAGAGGGaagaagctgtcaaggagaag ATCATCTTATCACAAGAGAGACATATCCAGAGGCTAAATGACCTTGTACGAAGTCTTCAACTGCAGTTACAGCGATGTAAAGGAGAGAACGAGACACGAAACGCCACTGAAACCTCCAATCTAAACAAACACTTCATTGAGCTGGAGAGGAAACACATTGTGGAAGACTAA
- the LOC104770554 gene encoding NAC domain-containing protein 89, translating into METEAFGMSKATAASVEASTVFPGFKFSPTDVELISYYLKRKMDGLERSVEVIPDAEIYNFEPWDLPDKSIVKSDNEWFFFCARGKKYPHGSQNRRATKMGYWKATGKERDVKSGSEVIGTKRTLVFHIGRAPKGERTDWIMHEYCMKGVSLDDAMVVCRVRRNKENHSGTSQKTPQPNLVAENHMPLQNGAISSESPSDWDNLVDFYLAGESGDKLLAEMAESSENLQMHNEEDFFADILRDEIINLDEAVKTGNTSNEVPTLESASMEIRVLPLPNMIDKQMSSLLEERPSQKKKGQDATESLSSCFVGLYSIKSVNRARWDVIICAVALVAMLFYLE; encoded by the exons ATGGAAACGGAGGCGTTTGGAATGTCTAAGGCAACGGCGGCGTCGGTAGAAGCGTCGACGGTGTTTCCTGGGTTTAAGTTCTCGCCGACTGATGTGGAGCTGATTTCGTATTActtgaagaggaagatggatGGTTTGGAGAGGTCCGTCGAGGTTATACCTGACGCTGAGATTTACAATTTCGAGCCTTGGGATTTGCCCG ATAAGTCGATTGTTAAATCTGATAACGAGTGGTTCTTCTTCTGTGCCCGTGGCAAGAAGTATCCACATGGTTCACAGAACAGGAGAGCAACAAAGATGGGATACTGGAAAGCCACTGGGAAAGAACGTGATGTCAAGTCTGGTTCTGAGGTCATTGGAACTAAGCGGACGCTTGTTTTCCATATTGGCCGTGCTCCAAAAGGCGAAAGAACTGACTGGATTATGCACGAGTACTGCATGAAAGGGGTATCACTG GATGATGCTATGGTTGTTTGCCGGGTTAGGAGGAACAAAGAAAATCATAGTGGTACAAGTCAGAAGACACCACAGCCAAATTTAGTAGCCGAGAACCACATGCCTTTGCAAAATGGTGCTATTAGTTCAGAGAGCCCATCTGATTGGGACAACTTGGTTGATTTTTACCTAGCAGGTGAATCAGGGGACAAGTTGCTCGCTGAAATGGCAGAATCATCAGAAAATCTACAG ATGCATAATGAAGAGGATTTCTTTGCGGATATCCTAAGGGACGAAATCATCAATCTTGATGAAGCGGTGAAGACAGGGAACACATCAAACGAAGTGCCAACACTTGAATCAGCATCAATGGAGATAAGGGTACTTCCTTTACCAAACATGATAGACAAACAAATGTCATCATTGTTAGAGGAAAGGCCatcacagaagaagaaaggacaAGACGCCACGGAATCATTATCAAGCTGCTTCGTTGGTCTATACTCGATCAAATCAGTGAACAGGGCACGATGGGACGTAATTATATGTGCAGTTGCTCTGGTAGCAATGCTGTTTTATCTAGAATAA